In Alphaproteobacteria bacterium, one genomic interval encodes:
- the pyrC gene encoding dihydroorotase, protein MTEQSLTLRQPDDWHLHLRDDGVMAAVLPDTCRVFARAIIMPNLTPPVRTAADALAYRARIMAALPQTATFEPLMTCYLTDTADPDEIERGYASGAFVAAKLYPAGATTNSDAGVTDIAHVHGVLERMERLGMPLLVHGEVADPDVDIFDREALFIERVLAPTRRRFPALKIVMEHVSTAEAVAYVKAAESHLAATVTAHHLMVTRNDLLGSGIRPHLFCMPVVKRSSDRQALIAAATSGDSRFFLGTDSAPHPLRDKEAAIGRAGVYTAAAALELYAEVFEEAGALSALEGFASVNGPRFYGLPVNQKTVSLVRRDWHHPETTPLPGGVVHRFRGGETLRWQVSV, encoded by the coding sequence ATGACTGAACAGAGCCTTACCCTGCGCCAGCCCGACGACTGGCACCTGCATTTGCGCGATGATGGTGTCATGGCGGCGGTGCTGCCGGACACCTGCCGCGTATTCGCCCGCGCCATCATCATGCCCAATCTGACACCGCCCGTACGCACGGCGGCGGACGCGCTCGCCTATCGTGCGCGGATCATGGCGGCCTTGCCGCAGACTGCCACCTTCGAGCCGCTGATGACCTGCTATTTGACGGACACGGCGGACCCGGACGAGATTGAGCGCGGCTACGCCAGCGGAGCGTTTGTCGCGGCGAAGCTGTATCCGGCCGGGGCCACCACCAATTCCGACGCCGGCGTCACCGACATCGCCCATGTTCACGGTGTTCTGGAGCGCATGGAGCGGCTCGGCATGCCGTTGCTGGTCCATGGTGAGGTGGCGGATCCGGATGTCGATATTTTTGATCGTGAGGCGCTGTTCATAGAGCGCGTTCTCGCTCCGACGCGGCGGCGTTTTCCAGCTCTCAAGATCGTAATGGAGCACGTCAGCACGGCCGAGGCGGTTGCCTATGTCAAGGCCGCGGAAAGTCATCTGGCTGCTACGGTGACAGCGCATCACCTGATGGTCACCCGCAACGATCTGCTTGGATCGGGTATCCGTCCCCATCTCTTCTGCATGCCGGTGGTCAAGCGGAGCAGCGACAGGCAGGCGCTGATCGCCGCCGCCACGTCCGGTGATTCGCGCTTTTTTCTGGGGACCGATTCGGCGCCGCACCCCTTGCGTGACAAGGAGGCGGCAATCGGCCGTGCCGGCGTCTACACCGCCGCCGCCGCCCTGGAGCTGTACGCCGAGGTCTTTGAAGAGGCCGGCGCGCTCAGCGCGCTCGAGGGTTTCGCCTCTGTCAACGGTCCCCGCTTCTATGGATTGCCGGTCAATCAGAAGACGGTGAGTCTGGTCCGGCGCGATTGGCACCATCCGGAAACGACGCCTTTGCCCGGTGGTGTTGTTCACCGCTTCCGGGGCGGTGAAACCCTGCGCTGGCAGGTGTCTGTTTAG
- a CDS encoding glycosyltransferase family 9 protein: protein MSGRRAIRDAGHDSGAILFITANRIGDAVLSTGLLAYLAAARPNAAITVVCGPLPAPLFANAPGVTQVLPVVKQRAAMHWLSLWRHLVVRRWSVVVDLRASLFAGLVRARERRTARPGAARYRVQQAKVRELADVLGLADPPPPVLWPTSDDALRAARLLGGRGEFVAMGPTANWPGKEWPAERFVRLGRQLCGPGGRFAGQPIAVLGGAGEEARAQAVVRGLLDGGIDTLDLVGRCDLPVTAACLARARLYIGNDSGLMHMAAAVGAPTLGLFGPTDERVYGPWGEHTAVVRAPEPFDRLQAQGLAGHMSGLMDGLTVDMALSAALTLHDQCHERPSND from the coding sequence GTGAGCGGGCGTCGTGCGATCCGCGATGCCGGTCATGACAGCGGGGCGATTCTGTTCATCACGGCCAATCGTATCGGCGATGCCGTACTGTCCACCGGTCTTCTGGCCTATCTGGCGGCCGCGCGGCCGAACGCCGCCATAACGGTTGTCTGCGGCCCGCTGCCGGCGCCGTTGTTCGCCAATGCGCCGGGAGTCACCCAGGTCCTGCCGGTGGTCAAGCAGAGGGCCGCTATGCATTGGCTCTCTTTGTGGCGGCACCTGGTTGTCCGGCGCTGGAGCGTGGTGGTTGACCTGCGGGCCTCGCTGTTCGCGGGCCTGGTTCGCGCCCGTGAAAGGCGCACCGCCCGTCCTGGTGCTGCCCGGTACCGCGTACAACAGGCAAAAGTGCGCGAGCTGGCAGATGTTCTGGGGCTGGCCGATCCGCCGCCGCCGGTCCTCTGGCCAACATCGGATGATGCGCTGAGGGCTGCCCGGCTGCTCGGCGGTCGTGGCGAGTTTGTTGCCATGGGACCGACCGCCAACTGGCCCGGCAAGGAATGGCCGGCAGAGCGTTTTGTCCGGCTGGGTCGCCAGCTGTGCGGGCCGGGGGGCCGGTTTGCCGGGCAGCCGATTGCTGTTCTTGGCGGTGCCGGTGAGGAAGCGCGGGCGCAGGCAGTTGTGCGTGGCCTCTTGGACGGAGGTATTGATACGCTGGATCTGGTCGGTCGCTGTGACCTGCCGGTGACGGCGGCCTGCCTGGCGCGAGCGCGTCTGTATATCGGCAATGACTCGGGGCTTATGCACATGGCGGCGGCGGTCGGCGCTCCGACGTTGGGCTTGTTCGGTCCGACCGATGAGCGGGTTTATGGTCCGTGGGGTGAGCATACAGCGGTTGTCCGCGCGCCGGAGCCATTCGACCGGCTGCAGGCGCAGGGGCTGGCCGGCCACATGTCCGGCCTGATGGATGGTTTGACCGTTGACATGGCCCTGTCGGCCGCGCTGACACTGCATGACCAATGTCACGAGCGGCCGTCCAATGACTGA
- a CDS encoding glycosyltransferase has product MSPLNGAEKVFANLPGALARRGHDVHVYNRATVADVIEGARWHTMAVPPATRSDVLIAYRKTNLLGFVEETHRRILWLAGSAARLSEGPARERLDRFQPALIFQSEAQRATWTGQPDLDVKVIPPAVGWHFRQETPTDPVDPPRAIFTSHPLRGLAWTLDLWRERIHPECPAAELHVFSSSLHAALNGATVDDRLRPIMEALGRCEGVMVRAPAADPDMAAEYRAARVHLFPSDSLEMVALTLAESQATGLPAVARPLGAAAERIVDGETGRLVADGPGFAQAAVGYLADANLYLEASARAMGLQRSRTADTTAGFYEALFS; this is encoded by the coding sequence TTGAGCCCTCTCAACGGGGCCGAGAAGGTCTTTGCCAACCTGCCCGGTGCGTTGGCTAGGCGTGGTCATGACGTCCATGTTTACAACCGGGCAACGGTGGCCGATGTCATCGAGGGCGCCCGCTGGCATACCATGGCCGTACCGCCGGCCACACGCAGCGATGTCCTGATCGCCTATCGCAAGACCAATTTACTGGGGTTTGTCGAGGAAACCCATCGTCGCATCCTGTGGCTGGCCGGGTCTGCCGCGCGACTGTCAGAAGGTCCGGCGCGTGAACGGCTGGACCGTTTTCAACCGGCTCTCATTTTCCAAAGCGAAGCGCAGCGCGCCACATGGACCGGGCAGCCGGACCTGGACGTAAAGGTCATCCCCCCTGCCGTCGGCTGGCACTTCCGGCAGGAAACGCCAACCGACCCGGTTGATCCGCCACGTGCCATCTTCACCAGCCATCCGTTGCGCGGTCTTGCCTGGACGCTCGATCTCTGGCGCGAGCGGATTCATCCGGAATGCCCGGCGGCGGAATTGCACGTCTTTTCGTCCTCTCTTCACGCGGCATTGAATGGTGCCACTGTGGATGACCGGTTGCGGCCGATCATGGAGGCGCTGGGCCGGTGCGAAGGCGTTATGGTCCGGGCCCCTGCCGCCGACCCGGACATGGCGGCCGAGTATCGCGCCGCCCGCGTCCATCTGTTTCCCTCCGATTCATTGGAAATGGTGGCGCTGACTCTGGCGGAAAGTCAGGCGACCGGGCTGCCGGCCGTCGCCCGACCACTGGGCGCGGCGGCAGAACGCATCGTCGATGGTGAGACCGGTCGTCTGGTCGCCGATGGCCCGGGCTTCGCACAAGCGGCGGTTGGCTATCTGGCGGATGCCAACCTCTACCTTGAGGCCAGCGCGCGCGCCATGGGGCTACAGCGCTCCCGCACGGCCGATACCACGGCTGGTTTCTACGAAGCCCTGTTCTCGTGA
- a CDS encoding folate-binding protein, with the protein MAEKYLTHLAWRGAVSVSGPDSRSLLQGLLTQDVALADGRHACWGGFLTPQGRFLHDLFILQAPGLDSDALLLEVERERTDDLVQRLSRYRLRARCQITGLPDAWQVLALWGEESATTLPLASEPGALVEAHGGLVWRDPRHPVMGLRALVPTGATDSLTAAGFVTAPAAAWDAHRIALGVPDGSRDLEAERSLPMESGFDGLNGISWTKGCYVGQELTARMHYRALVKRRLIPVRIDGPLPRTGATIRAGEAEIGDMRSVANGVKDSPTLALAHVRLDALKETLTGKQDLWCGEARITPVLPDWLRQQIDALESRST; encoded by the coding sequence ATGGCGGAAAAGTATCTGACCCATCTCGCCTGGCGCGGTGCCGTGTCCGTCAGTGGCCCGGACAGCCGCAGCCTGTTGCAGGGTCTGCTGACCCAGGATGTGGCTCTGGCAGACGGTCGCCATGCCTGCTGGGGGGGCTTTCTGACGCCGCAGGGCCGGTTCCTGCACGATCTTTTCATCCTGCAGGCCCCGGGTTTGGATTCCGACGCGCTGCTTCTGGAGGTGGAGCGGGAGCGGACGGACGATCTGGTTCAACGCCTGTCACGCTACAGGCTGCGCGCGCGCTGCCAGATCACCGGCCTGCCGGATGCCTGGCAGGTTCTGGCCCTGTGGGGCGAAGAGTCGGCGACTACCTTGCCACTGGCCAGCGAGCCGGGGGCCCTCGTCGAGGCCCATGGTGGGCTGGTATGGCGTGACCCGCGCCATCCCGTAATGGGATTACGGGCGCTAGTGCCAACCGGCGCAACCGACAGCCTGACGGCGGCCGGATTCGTGACAGCGCCGGCGGCGGCATGGGACGCACACCGCATCGCCCTGGGTGTGCCGGACGGCAGTCGTGATCTCGAGGCGGAGCGATCATTGCCGATGGAGTCCGGTTTTGATGGACTGAATGGAATCTCATGGACCAAGGGCTGTTATGTCGGTCAGGAACTGACCGCCCGCATGCACTATCGAGCGTTGGTCAAACGCCGCCTCATCCCGGTCCGCATCGATGGCCCCCTGCCCCGGACAGGCGCGACCATCCGGGCCGGCGAGGCCGAAATCGGCGATATGCGATCTGTTGCCAATGGCGTGAAGGACAGCCCTACACTGGCCCTTGCCCATGTCCGGCTCGACGCCTTGAAGGAAACGCTGACGGGTAAGCAGGATCTCTGGTGCGGGGAGGCCCGGATCACCCCCGTTCTGCCGGACTGGCTCCGCCAGCAGATTGACGCCCTGGAGTCGCGCTCAACCTGA
- the ppdK gene encoding pyruvate, phosphate dikinase, producing the protein MTDSRQSGRRWVYGFGPDGADGQAAMADLLGGKGANLAEMANLGLPVPPGFTITTEACRFHDVHDGAWPPELDDQITQALRHLESQVGSRFGEAGDPLLVSVRSGARVSMPGMMDTVLNLGLNDSTVEDLARHSGNRRFAFDSYRRFIQMYGDVVLGVSHYNFEDLLERLRDERGVSLDTDLGAEDLAKLVGQYKALIEDSLGRPFPQSARDQLREAINAVFRSWGNQRAQTYRRLHGISDEWGTAVTVQAMVFGNMGDDCATGVAFTRDPGTGENAFYGEYLVNAQGEDVVAGIRTPQNLTRREREASGGDQPSLEEAMPDIYRQLVDVRDKLERHYRDMQDIEFTVQKDRLWMLQTRSGKRTAAAALRIAVEMADDGIISRPEAVCRVDPASLDQLLHPTLDPAAEKTIIARGLPASPGAASGAVVLTADEAESRAAAGESVILVRVETSPEDIHGMHAAKGILTTRGGMTSHAAVVARGMGRPCVSGAGEVWVDLANGTMGGRGVTVRAGETITIDGVTGEVMVGEVATIEPQMSGHFDRLMAWADESRRLKVRTNADTPADCRTARRFGAEGIGLCRTEHMFFDAERIVAVREMIMAHDQAGRRRALAKIEPMQRADFRQIFEIMENQPVTIRLLDPPLHEFLPKTDDDMAAVAGAMGLDMAAVRARRQELSESNPMLGHRGCRLGISFPEIYEMQVRAIMFAAADLYHETGQRVHPEIMVPLVATRREMDILKEVIDRTAAAVVADAGEELTYEVGTMIELPRAVLRAGSIAEAAVFFSFGTNDLTQTTFGISRDDAGRFIDEYRKRGVFGIDPFISLDIEGVGELIRMGTERGRATRPDLKVGICGEHGGDPASIAFCHEVGLDYVSCSPYRVPIARLAAAQAALGGCLA; encoded by the coding sequence GTGACAGACTCTCGACAATCAGGGCGCCGGTGGGTCTATGGATTTGGTCCCGATGGCGCCGATGGCCAGGCTGCCATGGCCGATCTTCTGGGAGGCAAGGGCGCCAATCTGGCGGAAATGGCCAATCTCGGATTACCCGTACCGCCGGGTTTTACCATCACGACGGAAGCCTGCCGCTTTCACGACGTGCACGACGGCGCCTGGCCGCCCGAACTGGATGATCAAATCACGCAAGCCTTGCGACATCTGGAATCCCAGGTTGGTAGTCGCTTCGGCGAGGCCGGGGATCCGCTGCTTGTGTCAGTTCGCTCAGGCGCCAGAGTGTCCATGCCTGGCATGATGGATACGGTGCTCAATCTCGGGCTGAACGACAGTACCGTTGAGGACCTTGCCCGTCATAGCGGCAACCGGCGATTCGCTTTCGACAGCTACCGCCGGTTCATACAGATGTATGGCGACGTCGTGCTCGGCGTTTCGCACTACAATTTTGAAGATCTTCTTGAGCGCCTTCGCGATGAGAGGGGCGTATCACTGGATACGGATCTTGGCGCAGAAGACCTGGCGAAGCTGGTTGGCCAGTATAAGGCCTTGATCGAGGACTCTTTAGGCCGACCGTTTCCGCAGTCGGCCCGCGATCAACTGCGCGAGGCGATCAACGCGGTGTTCCGGAGCTGGGGTAACCAGCGAGCGCAGACCTATCGCCGATTACACGGTATTTCGGACGAGTGGGGCACGGCCGTGACAGTACAGGCCATGGTTTTTGGTAATATGGGCGATGATTGCGCCACCGGCGTTGCCTTTACGCGCGACCCGGGCACCGGCGAAAATGCCTTTTATGGTGAGTATCTGGTTAACGCCCAGGGCGAGGACGTGGTCGCCGGCATCCGTACGCCGCAAAACCTGACACGACGTGAACGCGAGGCCAGCGGCGGCGATCAACCGTCCCTTGAAGAGGCGATGCCGGATATCTACAGGCAGCTGGTGGACGTCCGCGACAAGCTGGAGCGTCACTACCGCGATATGCAGGATATTGAGTTCACGGTCCAGAAGGACCGCTTGTGGATGCTCCAGACACGCTCTGGCAAGCGGACGGCAGCCGCTGCGTTGCGCATTGCTGTGGAAATGGCGGACGACGGCATTATTTCGCGGCCGGAGGCTGTGTGCCGGGTGGACCCGGCCTCACTTGACCAGCTACTGCACCCGACTCTCGATCCTGCAGCGGAAAAGACAATCATCGCGCGGGGCCTGCCGGCCTCGCCAGGGGCCGCGTCGGGCGCTGTGGTGCTCACGGCCGATGAAGCGGAAAGCCGCGCCGCCGCCGGTGAGTCGGTCATCCTTGTGCGGGTGGAGACCAGCCCGGAGGACATTCACGGGATGCACGCGGCAAAGGGCATATTGACCACGCGGGGGGGGATGACCAGCCATGCCGCTGTCGTCGCTCGCGGTATGGGCCGGCCTTGCGTGTCGGGTGCCGGTGAAGTCTGGGTGGATCTGGCGAACGGCACTATGGGCGGCCGCGGCGTCACGGTCCGCGCCGGCGAGACCATCACCATAGACGGTGTCACGGGGGAGGTCATGGTGGGCGAGGTGGCGACCATAGAGCCACAGATGTCCGGTCACTTTGATCGGCTGATGGCGTGGGCGGATGAGTCCCGCCGGCTCAAGGTGCGGACCAATGCGGATACCCCGGCCGACTGCCGGACGGCGCGCCGCTTCGGGGCGGAAGGAATCGGCCTGTGCCGCACCGAGCATATGTTCTTTGACGCCGAACGGATTGTCGCTGTGCGCGAGATGATCATGGCCCATGATCAGGCTGGTCGTCGCCGGGCTCTGGCCAAGATCGAGCCCATGCAGCGGGCGGATTTCCGCCAGATTTTCGAAATCATGGAGAACCAGCCGGTGACCATCCGGCTGCTGGACCCACCTCTGCATGAGTTTCTGCCAAAGACCGACGACGATATGGCTGCGGTAGCCGGCGCCATGGGCCTCGACATGGCGGCGGTGCGGGCCAGGCGACAGGAACTCAGCGAAAGCAATCCCATGCTGGGTCACCGCGGTTGTCGGTTGGGTATCAGCTTCCCCGAAATCTACGAGATGCAGGTCCGCGCCATCATGTTTGCCGCAGCCGATCTGTATCACGAGACCGGTCAGCGCGTTCATCCCGAAATCATGGTTCCGCTGGTGGCGACGCGGCGGGAAATGGACATTCTAAAGGAAGTCATTGATCGCACAGCGGCGGCGGTGGTGGCCGACGCCGGCGAAGAGCTGACCTATGAAGTCGGCACGATGATTGAATTGCCGCGCGCTGTGCTGCGAGCCGGGTCCATCGCAGAGGCAGCGGTTTTCTTCAGCTTCGGCACCAATGACCTGACGCAGACGACCTTCGGGATTTCACGCGATGACGCCGGACGATTCATAGACGAATATCGTAAACGCGGCGTGTTCGGAATCGATCCGTTCATCAGTCTCGATATCGAAGGGGTGGGAGAGCTGATCCGCATGGGAACGGAACGCGGCCGCGCGACCCGGCCTGACCTCAAGGTTGGCATCTGCGGCGAACATGGTGGCGATCCGGCCTCAATCGCTTTCTGCCATGAGGTCGGACTCGACTATGTGTCCTGTTCGCCGTATCGCGTGCCTATTGCCCGCCTCGCCGCCGCACAGGCGGCGCTAGGTGGTTGCCTCGCCTGA
- the glyS gene encoding glycine--tRNA ligase subunit beta, translating to MAEFLLELFCEEIPAGYQAAAAADLARRLDAGLAAARLAHGPVLSGVTPRRLWAVVADVAEGQPDLREERRGPRADAPDKAVAGFLKANGLEREQVETRETERGAFLFAVIEQAGKPSVDLLPAIVQQVVESLSWPKSMRWSDNRLRWVRPLRSVLALFAGQVLPGGLDLSPGVLTFGNATAGHRFLAPEPFRVRDFAEYRDRLRAAYVMIDAAERAETIREDAQRLAASQDLSVVADDALVREVAGLVEWPVVLLASFDRDYLNLPPEVLTTTMRKNQRYFALTDSTGALAPRFALVANLLADDGGTAIVAGNERVLRARLADARFFWDQDRRRSLASRVADLSGMVFHARLGHLRQKADRMAALAADLARVIPGADIELASTAARLAKADLGTGMVAEFPELQGVMGRYYAEQDSEASEVALAIRDHYRPAGPSDSCPSAPLSVCVALADKIDTLVGFFAIGETPTGSRDPFALRRAALGVIRLILENGIRLPLVPVFGQAAALYGRTVDGFDGADPTAILLPFVAERLKVHLRESGIRHDLVTATFAERLGRPDDDLVRLVARTSALALFLETEDGANLLTAYRRAANIVRAETHKGWVETGTPDDALLSQKEEIRLAAVLHELAGVSGKALDGADLKSYFTALAALRQPVDAFFDNVTVNSDDQHLRHNRLLLLMALCRCMETVADFSCIEG from the coding sequence GTGGCTGAGTTCTTACTGGAGCTCTTTTGTGAAGAGATTCCGGCCGGCTATCAGGCAGCGGCCGCGGCGGATCTGGCACGGCGTCTGGATGCCGGGCTGGCTGCGGCGCGCTTGGCCCATGGTCCGGTGCTCAGTGGTGTTACACCGCGCCGACTGTGGGCCGTTGTCGCGGATGTGGCGGAGGGTCAGCCTGACCTCAGAGAAGAGCGTCGCGGGCCCCGGGCCGATGCACCGGACAAGGCGGTTGCCGGCTTTCTCAAGGCGAACGGACTCGAGCGGGAGCAGGTCGAGACCCGTGAGACCGAACGTGGCGCATTTCTGTTCGCCGTGATCGAACAAGCCGGCAAGCCCTCGGTGGACCTGTTGCCCGCCATCGTGCAACAGGTCGTGGAGAGCCTGTCATGGCCGAAATCGATGCGCTGGTCCGACAATCGTCTGCGCTGGGTGCGACCGCTCCGCAGTGTGCTGGCGCTCTTTGCTGGCCAGGTATTGCCTGGTGGTCTGGATCTTTCGCCAGGCGTCCTGACGTTCGGCAATGCCACCGCCGGCCATCGCTTCCTGGCGCCGGAACCGTTTCGTGTGCGTGATTTTGCCGAGTATCGGGACCGTCTGCGCGCTGCCTATGTGATGATCGATGCAGCGGAGAGGGCTGAGACCATTCGAGAAGACGCGCAGCGTCTTGCCGCATCGCAGGACCTGTCGGTTGTCGCTGATGATGCTCTGGTGCGTGAGGTGGCGGGCCTCGTCGAGTGGCCGGTGGTTCTGCTGGCCTCATTTGATCGTGACTACCTCAACTTGCCCCCGGAAGTCCTGACCACCACCATGCGCAAGAATCAGCGCTACTTTGCGCTGACAGATTCCACTGGCGCCCTGGCGCCGCGGTTTGCGTTGGTGGCCAATTTGCTGGCCGATGATGGTGGAACGGCCATCGTCGCTGGCAACGAGCGCGTCCTTCGAGCCCGTCTGGCCGACGCACGGTTTTTCTGGGACCAGGATCGCCGTCGTTCACTCGCCAGTCGGGTGGCGGACCTCTCGGGCATGGTGTTTCACGCCCGGCTGGGTCATCTGCGACAGAAAGCCGACCGGATGGCGGCTCTCGCGGCTGACCTAGCGCGCGTGATTCCCGGCGCCGACATAGAGTTGGCCAGTACGGCGGCACGGTTGGCAAAAGCCGACCTTGGCACGGGCATGGTTGCAGAGTTCCCTGAATTGCAGGGCGTCATGGGACGCTATTATGCAGAGCAGGACTCTGAAGCGAGCGAGGTGGCGCTGGCGATCCGCGATCACTACCGGCCCGCCGGGCCGTCTGATTCATGCCCGTCGGCCCCGCTCAGTGTGTGCGTGGCTCTCGCCGACAAGATTGATACGCTGGTTGGTTTTTTTGCCATCGGCGAAACACCAACCGGGTCACGGGATCCCTTTGCGCTTCGTCGTGCTGCTCTTGGGGTTATCCGGCTGATTCTGGAGAACGGAATCCGTTTGCCGCTGGTCCCTGTTTTTGGCCAGGCCGCGGCCCTGTATGGACGGACCGTGGATGGTTTCGACGGCGCTGATCCGACGGCTATCCTGCTGCCGTTTGTTGCAGAGCGTCTGAAGGTTCACTTGCGCGAAAGCGGGATTCGCCATGACTTGGTCACCGCCACCTTTGCGGAGCGGCTGGGTCGGCCGGATGATGATCTGGTGCGCCTCGTTGCCAGGACCAGCGCGTTGGCTCTTTTTCTGGAAACAGAGGACGGAGCCAACCTTCTTACCGCCTACCGCCGTGCCGCTAATATCGTGCGCGCTGAGACGCACAAAGGCTGGGTAGAGACTGGCACACCTGACGATGCCTTGCTTTCACAGAAAGAAGAAATCCGGCTGGCTGCCGTCCTGCACGAGCTTGCCGGGGTCTCCGGCAAGGCGCTGGACGGAGCCGATCTTAAGAGCTACTTCACCGCTCTGGCCGCATTGCGGCAGCCGGTGGATGCGTTTTTTGACAATGTCACGGTCAACAGCGATGACCAGCATTTACGTCACAATCGTTTGCTGTTGCTGATGGCGCTGTGCCGGTGCATGGAGACAGTCGCTGACTTCTCCTGCATCGAGGGGTAG
- a CDS encoding glycine--tRNA ligase subunit alpha — protein MPVRPVSGAGFQDLILTLQRYWADRGCVILQPLDMEVGAGTFHPATTLWSLGPSHRRVAYVQPVRRPTDGRYGENPNRLHHYYQFQVMLKPSPDNVQQLYLDSLVALGIDPARHDIRFVEDDWESPTIGAWGLGWEVWCDGMEVSQFTYFQQVGGIDCDPVSAELTYGLERLAMYVQGVENVYDLAFTGPSGEPPMTYGDVFLRNEREQSAYAFDVVDTDRLFGHFRDAEASCAELLAANLALPAYEQCIHASHIFNLLDARGVISVMERQAYIARVRDLARGCCEAWLAAKPSAAAIGTARG, from the coding sequence TTGCCCGTTCGCCCCGTGAGCGGCGCCGGCTTTCAGGACCTGATCCTGACTCTTCAGCGCTACTGGGCAGATCGTGGCTGCGTCATTCTGCAACCGCTGGACATGGAGGTCGGTGCGGGAACCTTCCATCCGGCGACAACGCTCTGGTCGCTGGGGCCGTCGCATCGGCGGGTTGCCTATGTCCAGCCGGTGCGCCGTCCCACCGATGGGCGATACGGCGAAAACCCCAACCGCCTTCACCACTACTACCAGTTCCAGGTCATGCTGAAGCCATCGCCGGACAATGTTCAGCAGCTCTACCTTGATAGTCTGGTCGCCTTGGGAATTGACCCGGCCAGGCATGACATCCGCTTTGTCGAGGACGATTGGGAAAGCCCGACTATCGGCGCCTGGGGTCTTGGCTGGGAAGTGTGGTGCGACGGGATGGAGGTGTCCCAGTTCACCTATTTCCAGCAGGTTGGCGGCATTGACTGTGATCCGGTCTCGGCCGAACTGACTTACGGTCTCGAACGTCTGGCGATGTATGTTCAGGGCGTCGAGAACGTATACGATCTTGCCTTTACCGGTCCGTCCGGTGAACCGCCGATGACCTATGGTGACGTGTTTTTGCGCAATGAGCGCGAGCAGTCCGCCTATGCCTTTGACGTGGTGGACACTGATCGTTTGTTCGGACACTTCCGCGATGCGGAGGCGTCGTGTGCGGAGCTGCTGGCGGCCAATCTAGCGTTGCCGGCCTATGAGCAGTGCATCCACGCCAGTCATATCTTTAACCTGCTTGATGCGCGTGGCGTAATCAGCGTCATGGAGCGTCAGGCCTATATCGCTCGTGTGCGGGATCTGGCTCGGGGCTGCTGTGAGGCCTGGCTGGCTGCTAAGCCGTCGGCGGCTGCAATTGGCACGGCCCGTGGCTGA
- a CDS encoding S49 family peptidase — MTRFSTGGFSTRLFGRRAPVVPVVRLTGTLLARGGLRQSLSMESVAPLLERAFGQRGARAVALVINSPGGAPVQASQIHARVRQLADEKKLPVLVFVEDVAASGGYWLACAGDEIFVDETSIVGSIGVVAASFGFQDFIARHGVERRLHTAGSRKGQLDPFLPQNPDDVRRLHQVLDEMHARFQRLVVDRRRGRLKASEDELFSGEFWTGTRAVDLGLADGVGELRATLRHRFGDRVRLKPITAGRKFRLAVPGFARGQGAPEPLSLAALAADGLIESAEARALWARFGL, encoded by the coding sequence ATGACACGTTTTTCTACCGGGGGTTTCTCCACACGGCTCTTCGGTCGTCGCGCGCCCGTGGTTCCGGTTGTGCGTTTGACCGGGACTTTGCTGGCACGCGGCGGTCTGCGCCAAAGCCTGTCCATGGAGTCCGTGGCTCCGCTGCTGGAGCGTGCGTTTGGTCAGCGCGGCGCCAGGGCCGTGGCGCTGGTGATCAATTCACCCGGTGGGGCGCCGGTGCAGGCCAGTCAAATCCATGCGCGTGTCCGTCAACTGGCGGATGAGAAGAAGCTGCCGGTCCTGGTCTTCGTTGAAGACGTGGCCGCTTCCGGCGGCTATTGGCTGGCGTGTGCCGGTGATGAGATTTTTGTTGATGAGACCTCCATCGTCGGCTCCATAGGTGTCGTTGCGGCGTCCTTTGGATTCCAGGACTTCATTGCCCGACATGGGGTCGAACGGCGTTTGCATACCGCTGGCAGCAGGAAGGGTCAGCTCGATCCCTTCCTGCCGCAGAACCCCGATGACGTCCGTCGTCTCCATCAGGTTCTGGACGAAATGCACGCCAGATTTCAGCGCCTGGTGGTGGACCGTCGTCGTGGTCGCCTGAAGGCGTCCGAAGATGAGCTGTTTTCGGGTGAGTTCTGGACCGGCACACGGGCCGTGGATCTGGGTCTTGCCGACGGGGTTGGAGAGCTGCGTGCGACGCTGCGTCATCGTTTTGGCGACCGCGTCCGGCTAAAACCGATCACCGCCGGTCGCAAGTTTCGCCTGGCCGTGCCTGGCTTCGCCCGCGGCCAGGGGGCGCCGGAGCCGCTGTCTCTTGCCGCGCTGGCCGCCGACGGCCTGATTGAGTCGGCGGAGGCCAGGGCGCTCTGGGCTCGTTTCGGTTTGTAG